TCCCAGGCCGGCAGGCCCAGCACGAACAGGCTGGAGGCGAAGGCGTAGTTGCTGATCGCGTGGGTGTCGGACATCCACAGCGCGAAGATGCTGTACGTGCCCCATTTGCGCTCGGTGGCGGGCGCGAGGTCCTCGTTGAACAGCCGCGGGTCCGGCTGCGGGGGTGTGGTCACGGGTCCTCCCAGGCAGGTTGGGTGGAGCTTGGGGAGCGAGATCAGGAGAAGCGTCAGTCGTCAGATGTCTGATGTCTGTGCGGAAAATTCGGTGGCCAGGAGCCGGCCCGTGTCGCGCACCGGGGACAGATGCCTGCTCAGCGGCCACGCGGAGATGGCTTTCGGGCGCGGTGGCGCGAAGCTGCGCACCGTACTGGTGGTGAGCCCGAGGCCGACGACCGACTCGGCGAACTTCACCGCCGCGGCGACCCCGTCGACGACCGGCACCCCGAGCGCCGCCGCGACCTCGGCGTCCAGCCCGGCCATCCCGCCGCAGCCCAGACAGATCACCTCGGCGCCGGCCCGGACCACCTCGCGGGCGGTCTCGATGATCACCTCGACGGTCCGCCGGGGATCCTCCTCCAGCTCCAGCACCCCGAGCCCGGTGCCGCGCACCGCGGCACAGCGCTGCAGCAGCCCGGCGGTCAGCAGCCGGTCCTGGATCTGGGGTACGGCGCGGTCGAGGGTGGTCACGACCCCGTAGGCGTGCCCGAGCATCATCGCCATCTGGGCGGCGCTCTCGGTGATGTCCAGTACGGGGACGTCCAGCAGCTCCTGGGCGCCCTCCCGGCCCGGTTCGCCGAAGCCGGCCATGACCAGCGCGTCGAACGGGGTGCCGAGGGTGGCGAGCCGGTCCAGGACGGCCGCGGCGCTGAGGTAGCCCTCGAAGTGCCCCTCGATGGATTCGGGACCCCACAGGGGTTCGGTGGCGAGGATCTCGGTGCCCGGCGCGGCGGCTGCGGTGGCGGTGGCGCGGATCGAGGCGGTCATGGAAGCCGTGGTGTTCGGGTTCATGACGAGAATGCGCATGACTCTCCAGCGATTTGGAGGATTCCACAGAATGGACAGTAGGTTTCGCGCAGCAGAACGTAGCTACGGCCACTGGCACCGTCAAGGGATCGCGGCTACCCAGTTGGCCGGCATCTCGCACGGTGGGACAAAGGGGCCTGACCGGCGGGAACGAGTGTGCGAGAGACCGTGTGTCACCGTAGGGGGACCGGTAGGCTGCTCCGGTCGGGCCCGGCGCCCGTTAGTCCCGAGCCGAGACCGATCTGACCCGCCCTGAAAGGAACGCGACGTGCCGCCGTCCAGCGCCAGCACCTCCGCCGCCGAAGCCAAGCCCGCAGGCGCCGGCGGCGTCCAGTCCCTCGAGCGCGCCTTCGACCTGCTGGAGCGGATGGCCGACGCCGGCGGCGAGGTCGGTCTGAGCGAGCTGTCCGGCAGCAGCGGTCTGCCGCTGCCCACCATCCACCGGCTGATGCGCACGCTCGTCGCGTGCGGTTACGTACGGCAGCAGCCCAACCGCCGGTACGCGCTCGGCCCCCGGCTGATCCGCCTCGGCGAGAGCGCCTCGCGCCTGCTGGGCACCTGGGCCCGGCCGTTCCTGGCCCGCCTGGTGGAGGAGACCGGCGAGACCGCCAACATGGCGCTGCTCGACGGCGACGAGATCGTGTACGTCGCGCAGGTGCCCTCCCGGCACGCGGTCCGGATGTTCACCGAGGTCGGCCGCCGGGTGCTGCCGCACTCCACCGGCGTCGGCAAGGCGCTGCTGGCCAACCACCCGCCGGAGGAGGTCCGCGCGCTACTCGGCCGTACGGGGATGCCCGCCGCGACCGACAAGACGATCACCGACCCGGAGCGCTTCCTGGAGGCGCTGGCCGACGTCCGCCGGCTGGGCTACGCCGTCGACGACAACGAGCAGGAGATCGGCGTCCGCTGCCTCGCCGTGCCGGTGCCCAACTCCCCCACCTCCGCCGCGATCTCCATCTCCGGTCCGACCGGCCGGGTGACCGAGGCCGCCACGGACAAGATCGTGCCGGTGCTGCAGGACGTCGCGGCGCAGCTGTCGGTGGCGCTGGCCAACCAGACGCCCGCCTAGGGAACCGGCCGAAGGAATCGGGGCCGGCCGGGGCGCAGGCCGCCGCGGCCCCCCGGTCAGCGGCCGGGCGGCAGCTTGCCGAAGCGGTCGATACCCTCGCGCACCTCGCTCAGCGCGGGCGACAGCGCGCTCACCGAGCCCACCGCTCCGGCGATCAGCAGCAGCGAGCGGCGCAGCCGGGGCACCTCCGGCAGCCCGTGGCTGACCATCGCGTCCAGTGCCGCCAGCTCGTCGTCGGCGGCCACCCGGTCCGGTAACTCCCCGGGGAGCACGGCCAGCTGACGGCGCAGCCGGGCGACCGCACCGCGCAGTTCCTGGACGCGCGGGTCACTGTCGACCGCGGTCACTCGTCCGTCCCTCCGCAGCTGTTCCACAACGACGGCTTCCTCCATGGCCGTTGCCCGTTCCACAATGCGGGACAGTTAACGCCACTCTGCGCTGCCCGCGCCATACGGAGAGCGAAAATCCCCCCGATCACCGGCGCGACGGGGCGCGATCCCCGGAGGGAACGCGCCCCACGCACCATCGAGCATCCGCGTCACGGGAATCCGTGTTCGCCCGCGTCCGCCTCCCGGCAGCCCCGGCCCGGGACTCCCGGCTCAGGAGTCCTGCTTGGGCTGCACCGCGTTGCGCCACACCCGGACGTCGACGGTCATGTAGCTGCTGGGGTCCGACTTCGGCGCGAAGCCCTTGAACGTGATCAGGGCGACGTGGCCGTAGTCGGTGGTCAGGCAGATCTGCGCGCCCTTGGTGAGCTGCTTGGCGAGGATCGTCTCGGTGAAGCGGGTCTCGTTGCGGCAGGTGTCGAGCGAGCCCTCCTCACCGGCGTTGAGCAGCACCAACTTGCCGTTCTCGGTGTTGACCTGGTCGTCCGAGTAGCTGTTGTCCTGGTACGCGAAGTCGGTGTCGGTGTCGGTGTCGGTGTTCGTCGGCTTCATCGCCTCGTCCGCCATCGACAGGTGGTAGTCGTCGGGCAGATTGATGTTCTTGAAGTCGACCGGCGCCGGGTCCTGCCGGGGCGCGGCGGGGGTGTTCGTCGCGCCGTCGGGGGCGGCCGTCGCGCCGGGGGTGGGCGTCGGCGAGGCATCGCCGTGCGCCGCCTTGTCGTTGCCGGTGGCCCGGTCGGTCCGCTGCCGGCCGTCGTCCTTCATGAAGGTGTAGACGACCGCGCCGCCGGCGCCCGCGAACACCAGCAGGCAGAGCACCACCAGGGCGGCGATCAGGCCCTTGCGCTTCTTCTTCGGGGGCTGCGGGACCGGCGCCCCGGGCACGGCGGCGGTGGGGCCGGTGCCGAGCGGACCGGTCGAGGCCGCACCGGCGTGCGTCGCGGTGCCCTGCGCCGGGGTGCCGACGGTCGGCGCGTACGCGGGGCCGAAGCCGGGCGGCGGGGTCTGCGGGTGGTTCAGCTCGGTCGGCACCGGCGGGACGGCCGGCGGCTGCGCGGGGGCCTGGGCCGGTGGGGCGGGCACGGTGGGCGGCCGGACCGGAGCGCCCGCGGTGGGCGCCTCCAGCGGGGGCGGCGGCGCCTGGGCAGGGGCCGGTGCCGCCGCGCGGGTGGTGATGTCCGCGGCGACGGCGGTGGGCAGCCACTCCTCGGGCCGGCGCAGCTGGGTCTGGCCGGAGGCCGCGCCGCACAGCGCGATCACCTCGGCGACGGACGGCCGCTCCGCGGCGTCCTTGGCCAGGCAGCGGGTGACCAACTCGCGCAGTTCCGTCGGCAGTCCGGTCAGGTCGGGCTCTTCGTGGACGATGCGGTAGAGCACGCCGTGCGAGGTGCCCTCGCCGAACGCCGGTGCGCCGATGGCCGCGTACGCCGCGACCTGGCCGAGCGCGAAGATGTCGGTGGCCGGGGTGATGGTGCTGCCCGCGGCCTGCTCCGGCGCCATGAAGGTGGGAGTGCCGACGGTGACGCCGCTGCTGGTCAGTGAGGTCGCGTCGGCGGCCCGGGCGATACCGAAGTCGATGACCCGCGGGCCGTCGGCGGCCAGCAGCACGTTGGACGGCTTCAGGTCCCGGTGGACGATGCCCGCGCCATGGATGACCTGCAGCGCCTCGGCGATCCCGGCGACCAGCAGCAGTACGGTCGGCACCGGCAGCTTGCCGTGCCCGGCGACCGCCGCGGCGAGCGAGGGGCCGGGGACGTACGCGGTGGCGAGCCAGGGGCTCGGGCCGTCGGCGTCGGCGTCGATGACCGGCGCGGTGAACAGCCCCTGCACCCGCTGCGCGGACTGCACTTCCTGCTTGAACCGGCGCCGGAACTCCGCGTCCTCGCTGAACTCGGGGCGGATCACCTTGATGGCCACCGGGCGTCCGCCGGGCGTGTAGGAGAGGTACACCTTGCCCATGCCGCCGGCGCCGAGCCGTGCGGTGAGGCGGTAGCCCGCGATCGCACGGGGGTCGTCCCCCTCCAGCGGCTGAAAGATCCCGGACGGGCCCACACTGTTCACCACGACGTCCCCCGACTCAGAAAAGCGATGGCCTGACCCGCCGCACCGGCGGGCAGCCACGATGTCCGCAACGGGGCAGAACCTTATCCGGCCACACGGCAGGCCGTGACATCGCCGGCGGGCGAACGGGACACCTTGTCCGAAGAGCCGGTTTCGCGCGGGCAATTGGGGCTTCACCAGGGCCGCATCACCCCCACACCCGCCCCGTACGCCCCATCGACCACTCCCCCGTCCGCGCTACCCGCTTTCGGCCTGATGATGTGTCAGTACGTACGTTCTCCCCGGCACCCATTGGCATGTTCGTCGCGAATTCGATGCGTATACGGTGGCGGAACGGAGCATTCTCCCCTCTAAGGAAATATCCGGCATATCACTGGATCGGAGACTGCCATGGAGCCCAACACCGGTCCCGGCACCGGCCCGAACCGCCGCGGCGTCAGCGTCGTCCAGCTCATCTGTCGCGCGTACGGCCTTTCCGATGCGTCGGAAATCACCATGGAGCACATACACCGCTACGTCGCCGAGCGGCGGCGCGTGGAG
The sequence above is a segment of the Streptomyces lydicus genome. Coding sequences within it:
- a CDS encoding DUF5955 family protein: MEEAVVVEQLRRDGRVTAVDSDPRVQELRGAVARLRRQLAVLPGELPDRVAADDELAALDAMVSHGLPEVPRLRRSLLLIAGAVGSVSALSPALSEVREGIDRFGKLPPGR
- a CDS encoding aspartate/glutamate racemase family protein — its product is MRILVMNPNTTASMTASIRATATAAAAPGTEILATEPLWGPESIEGHFEGYLSAAAVLDRLATLGTPFDALVMAGFGEPGREGAQELLDVPVLDITESAAQMAMMLGHAYGVVTTLDRAVPQIQDRLLTAGLLQRCAAVRGTGLGVLELEEDPRRTVEVIIETAREVVRAGAEVICLGCGGMAGLDAEVAAALGVPVVDGVAAAVKFAESVVGLGLTTSTVRSFAPPRPKAISAWPLSRHLSPVRDTGRLLATEFSAQTSDI
- a CDS encoding protein kinase domain-containing protein, which gives rise to MVNSVGPSGIFQPLEGDDPRAIAGYRLTARLGAGGMGKVYLSYTPGGRPVAIKVIRPEFSEDAEFRRRFKQEVQSAQRVQGLFTAPVIDADADGPSPWLATAYVPGPSLAAAVAGHGKLPVPTVLLLVAGIAEALQVIHGAGIVHRDLKPSNVLLAADGPRVIDFGIARAADATSLTSSGVTVGTPTFMAPEQAAGSTITPATDIFALGQVAAYAAIGAPAFGEGTSHGVLYRIVHEEPDLTGLPTELRELVTRCLAKDAAERPSVAEVIALCGAASGQTQLRRPEEWLPTAVAADITTRAAAPAPAQAPPPPLEAPTAGAPVRPPTVPAPPAQAPAQPPAVPPVPTELNHPQTPPPGFGPAYAPTVGTPAQGTATHAGAASTGPLGTGPTAAVPGAPVPQPPKKKRKGLIAALVVLCLLVFAGAGGAVVYTFMKDDGRQRTDRATGNDKAAHGDASPTPTPGATAAPDGATNTPAAPRQDPAPVDFKNINLPDDYHLSMADEAMKPTNTDTDTDTDFAYQDNSYSDDQVNTENGKLVLLNAGEEGSLDTCRNETRFTETILAKQLTKGAQICLTTDYGHVALITFKGFAPKSDPSSYMTVDVRVWRNAVQPKQDS
- a CDS encoding IclR family transcriptional regulator; this encodes MPPSSASTSAAEAKPAGAGGVQSLERAFDLLERMADAGGEVGLSELSGSSGLPLPTIHRLMRTLVACGYVRQQPNRRYALGPRLIRLGESASRLLGTWARPFLARLVEETGETANMALLDGDEIVYVAQVPSRHAVRMFTEVGRRVLPHSTGVGKALLANHPPEEVRALLGRTGMPAATDKTITDPERFLEALADVRRLGYAVDDNEQEIGVRCLAVPVPNSPTSAAISISGPTGRVTEAATDKIVPVLQDVAAQLSVALANQTPA